A portion of the Lathamus discolor isolate bLatDis1 chromosome 5, bLatDis1.hap1, whole genome shotgun sequence genome contains these proteins:
- the CCR6 gene encoding C-C chemokine receptor type 6 has protein sequence MNCTVSCTSEYQYYSDYASLITQPCSKLEVRNFTKAFLPVAYSLICIIGLVGNIFVVMTFALYERTRSMTDVYLLNMAIADILFVLTLPLWAVNYATDKWIFGDFICKITRGIYAINFSCGMLLLAFISVDRYIAIVQATKSFKLRARTLAYSKLICLAVWVSSILISTSSFLYSESYSFSTNETKEICDQKFDRISESTMLKSLLLCLQVGFGFFIPFIFMIFCYTFIVKSLQQAQNSKKNKAIRVIILIVAVFLVCQVPYNIVLLVTAINMGKIDKSCESDKIMAYAKYTTEAIAFLHCCMNPVLYAFIGVKFRSYFVKIMKDLCCMRYKKYYKRGSRANSDIYHSRQTSETLTDNGSSFTM, from the exons ATGAATTGT acagTTTCGTGTACCTCAGAATATCAGTACTATTCAGACTACGCTTCTCTAATCACACAACCTTGTTCTAAACTGGAAGTCAGGAACTTCACAAAAGCATTTCTGCCAGTTGCGTATTCGTTGATTTGTATCATTGGCTTAGTTGGTAACATCTTCGTAGTGATGACCTTTGCTTTATACGAAAGAACCAGGTCCATGACGGATGTGTACCTCCTCAACATGGCCATAGCAGACATACTGTTTGTTCTCACTCTCCCACTGTGGGCAGTGAATTATGCTACTGATAAATGGATTTTTGGTGatttcatttgcaaaatcaCCAGAGGTATCTATGCAATCAACTTCAGCTGTGGCATGCTGCTTCTGGCCTTTATCAGCGTGGACCGGTACATTGCTATTGTACAGGCAACAAAGTCATTTAAACTCAGGGCAAGAACACTCGCATACAGTAAACTCATTTGTTTGGCTGTGTGGGTATCATCAATTTTAATCTCTACTTCCTCTTTCCTATACAGTGAAAGTTACAGCTTCTCCACCAATGAAACCAAAGAGATTTGTGATCAGAAATTTGATAGAATATCTGAAAGCACAATGttgaaatcactgctgctgtgtctACAAGTTGGATTTGGATTTTTCATACCTTTCATATTCATGATTTTTTGTTATACATTCATTGTCAAATCCTTACAACAAGCTCAGaattccaagaaaaacaaagcaatccGTGTGATTATATTAATTGTAGCGGTTTTCCTAGTTTGCCAGGTACCTTATAATATTGTTCTTCTCGTGACAGCCATAAATATGGGCAAGATAGACAAATCTTGTGAAAGTGACAAGATAATGGCCTATGCAAAATACACCACAGAAGCTATAGCATTTTTACACTGTTGCATGAACCCTGTGCTTTATGCATTTATTGGAGTGAAGTTCAGAAGTTATTTTGTGAAGATAATGAAGGACCTATGTTGCATGAGATACAAGAAATACTATAAGCGTGGTTCAAGGGCAAACTCTGATATTTATCATTCAAGACAGACTAGTGAAACTCTCACTGACAATGGGTCTTCTTTTACTATGTAA
- the CEP43 gene encoding centrosomal protein 43 isoform X2: MAAAVTEEDTELRDLLVQTLESSGVLNKIKAELRAAVFLALEEQEKVENKAPLVNESLKTFLGTKDGRLVAGLVAEFLHFFNLDFTLAVFQPESSTLNGLDGRENLARDLGITEEGGTVGGPLLLEVVRKCQKNISGNGEVAPVLSDSLCPTTKSSDGRSSTHPVPSKAAETTQNDTSDSSGEGSKRSIHFLPNETNLDPQQENKDLNTKEKSDPGVDEDDVEGDSFFDDPIPKPERTYGWKTEANKAGGLASLSDAPPLKSGLSSLTGAPLLKESDNLHRNTVLKDLRLVNAKLGSLELGNGDDDEYADDFNSTSHRSEKSDISIGEEIDEISVGTEESIASDKLEGITQDLTISQLSDVADYLEDVA, translated from the exons GCAGAGTTGCGAGCAGCAGTTTTTTTGGCACTGGAAGAACAAGAGAAAGTAGAG aACAAAGCACCTCTGGTAAATGAAAGCTTGAAAACGTTTTTAGGTACAAAAGATG gtCGTTTGGTAGCAGGTCTTGTTGCAGAATTTCTACATTTCTTCAATCTTGATTTTACATTGgctgttttccagcctgaaTCAAGCACA CTAAATGGCCTTGATGGTCGTGAGAACTTAGCTCGAGATTTGGGAATTACAGAAGAAGGAGGTACTGTGGGTGGTCCCCTGTTATTGGAGGTTGTTCGAAAATGTCAGAAGAATATTTCGGGCAATGGAGAA GTGGCTCCAGTTCTAAGTGATAGCCTGTGCCCCACAACAAAATCATCTGATGGAAGGTCGAGTACACACCCAGTACCAAGTAAG GCTGCTGAAACCACTCAAAATGATACAAGTGATTCGTCAGgggaaggaagcaaaagaagCATTCATTTTCTGCCTAATGAAACAAACTTAGATCCtcaacaagaaaacaaagacttGAATACCAAAGAAAAAAGTGATCCGGGTGTGGATGAAGATGATGTAGAGGGAGATTCTTTTTTTGATGATCCTATACCCAAACCAGAAAGAACTTACGGCTG GAAAACTGAAGCTAATAAAGCAGGAGGTCTAGCATCCCTTTCTGATGCACCGCCTTTAAAAAGTGGGTTAAGCTCCCTGACTGGTGCACCTTTGCTAAAGGAGTCTGATA ATTTGCATAGGAACACTGTTTTGAAAGACCTGCGGCTGGTGAATGCAAAACTGGGTTCACTAGAATTAG gAAATGGAGATGACGACGAGTATGCTGATGACTTCAACAG tACTAGTCATCGCTCAGAAAAAAGTGATATCAGTATTGGTgaagaaatagatgaaatttcTGTGGGAACAGAAGAGTCAATTGCCAGTGATAAA CTTGAAGGCATCACGCAAGACCTTACTATTTCTCAGTTAAGTGACGTGGCAGATTATCTAGAAGATGTGGCATAG